In a single window of the Callithrix jacchus isolate 240 chromosome 1, calJac240_pri, whole genome shotgun sequence genome:
- the LOC108591336 gene encoding SPRY domain-containing protein 7-like produces MAASVFCCLPCCRDGGTGHIPLKEMPAVQLDTQHRALARGATVTGSCGGSSSLQQFQQPHQCRAVASSSSSSSFLHCQMPDIPGL; encoded by the exons ATGGCCGCCTCGGTGTTTTGCTGCCTGCCGTGCTGCAGAGACGGCGGGACCGGCCACATCCCTCTGAAGGAGATGCCGGCTGTGCAGCTAGACACGCAGCACAGGG CTCTGGCAAGGGGTGCTACAGTGACTGGCAGCTGCGGGGGCTCCAGCAGCCTTCAGCAGTTCCAGCAACCGCATCAGTGTCGGGCAGTGGCCAGctccagcagcagcagtagcttCCTGCACTGTCAGATGCCAGACATTCCTGGGCTCTGA